CGCGCTCGCGTCCAGGCTTCGTTACGGTTTGTCCCTGGAGCAGGAGATTCCCTTCATAGGATTGAAAACCGGCCACGCAGTTCAGCAGTGTCGTTTTGCCGCAACCGCTTGGACCTAATAAACAAACGAATTCTCCCTCATTGATTTGGATATTAAGCGGACTTAAAACCTGCTGGGCTTCACCTGGATAGGTAACACTCAACTGCTGCAAGTGTAAAAAGGCGTTCTCTTCGGGCATGGATTCACCTCCTTCTATAAACCTATAATTCCACTAAGGATTATCGGTATTAATTTTATTGTATCAGCCGCTATTTTTTGTATCCAATATGAAAATCCCTATATGTCTTATTGTTCTAGACCAATAAACGATTATTTGCCAACCAGTTGATTCCGCGATATTTCAATGCTAAGCTGAATTCTTTACCATGTGTTTAAAGAATCGCAGGGGGGGATAGCATGATATTTTCACAAAAAAGGTTATCTATGCATTGGTTTCGCAATCAACGCATTCGCTATAAAATCATCTTTATTTATTTTCCGTTGATCTTCATTCCGTTGTTTATTCTGGGCTTCGTCTCCAATCACGTGTACACAGATGCAATTGTTAAGAAGACGATCAAAAATGTCTCCGACAATTCTTCCCTGATTATTACCCGAATTACGGGCATGTTGACGAATGTGGAAAGCTGCGCGAATATGCTGACGATCAATTTAAATAAATTGATTGTCGAAGATCCGCAATCACAGGGGGCACCCGAAACGAGCCTGCAATTATACACACAGATTACGAACCAACTGAGTTTTGCTTTGCTCGTCTTTCCGGATGTGCAGTCTGCGGCCTTTATTGATACGAGCAATCGGGTTTTTGGATCAAATCTTTTGTTGGAACGTAATTTGGAACAGATCCGCAGCAGCGAAATGCTGCGTCAGATTGACAGCTCGAGCGGGAATAACATTTGGTACCCCATGCAGCGGCGAGACTATTTGACACATGATTCCGATGAAACCGTTATGACGCTTGGGAAGCGGATCGTGAATATTTATACCGGACAGAAGCTGGGGATTCTCGTTTTGAACATCAAAGAAAGCTCTTTATCCTCGATTTATCAGAAAATCGGCTCCATACAAGATGGCAGCTACTTCATTGTCAATGAGCAAGGTGTGGTCGTATCGTCACAGCAGCCGCAGGAGGTACTTCAGGAAGTGGCTGACCCGGCATTGAAATCGTGGATCACATCCAGTACGCATCAATCGGATTTAACTTCCTTTCAGCATGAGAAAACGCTTGTTGTCAGCTCCGATGTTCCCAGCTTCGGCTGGAAGCTCATCTCGATGGCGCCTCTGGAGTCCTTAACCGCAGATACGCACAAAATCACGCTGCTTATCGTGCTGATTGGATTCGTTTGTTTGTTCTTTGCTTTATTGGGGGCAGGCATGTTGTCACAATTAATCGCAAAGCCGATTATGGGGCTGACCAAGCACATGAAGAAGGTCAAAGAAGGCACACTGGACCAAGAATTCCAAGTTGATTCCGAGGATGAAATCGGACTTCTGGCGTCCGGCTTTAACGCGATGATTCAGCGTATACAAGAGCTCATTACGAACGTTAATTTTGAACAAAAAAAGAAACGCGAATATGAACTCGCACTCATTCAGGCCCAAATTAAACCGCATTTTCTGTATAACACGCTGGATGTGATCTACACCTTGTCGGAGATGGGACGGGCCCGGGACGTGCAGCGTACGACCAAAGCGCTGGCCGATTTTTATCGGGTTGCGCTGAGCAAAGGGCGAGAAACGATTACGCTGGAGGAAGAAATCCGCAATGTGAAAGATTATTTATCGATCCAGCGTATCCGCTACTCCGATGTATTTAACTATGAATTCG
Above is a genomic segment from Paenibacillus sp. HWE-109 containing:
- a CDS encoding sensor histidine kinase — protein: MIFSQKRLSMHWFRNQRIRYKIIFIYFPLIFIPLFILGFVSNHVYTDAIVKKTIKNVSDNSSLIITRITGMLTNVESCANMLTINLNKLIVEDPQSQGAPETSLQLYTQITNQLSFALLVFPDVQSAAFIDTSNRVFGSNLLLERNLEQIRSSEMLRQIDSSSGNNIWYPMQRRDYLTHDSDETVMTLGKRIVNIYTGQKLGILVLNIKESSLSSIYQKIGSIQDGSYFIVNEQGVVVSSQQPQEVLQEVADPALKSWITSSTHQSDLTSFQHEKTLVVSSDVPSFGWKLISMAPLESLTADTHKITLLIVLIGFVCLFFALLGAGMLSQLIAKPIMGLTKHMKKVKEGTLDQEFQVDSEDEIGLLASGFNAMIQRIQELITNVNFEQKKKREYELALIQAQIKPHFLYNTLDVIYTLSEMGRARDVQRTTKALADFYRVALSKGRETITLEEEIRNVKDYLSIQRIRYSDVFNYEFDIHNDALSGLIPKLTIQPLVENAIYHGLKTKGSLGLLKLTGEIVEGKIRIRVSDDGVGMPPDRLEAWTMNPETLEDAIGFGMRNVNDRIRLYFGDEYGLQIQSQLGQGTEVTLWLPFQSEE